One Mycolicibacterium pulveris genomic region harbors:
- a CDS encoding class I adenylate-forming enzyme family protein produces the protein MPFPSITPTIPALVRSCAASFGAKPFLIADGQTLTYSDLDLESARLATALLAEGFGKGDHVGILMPNSVDWAVTWFATTRIGAVAVPLNTFYKAPELAWTARHADLRAIIARPEFRGNSFLDRLEEALPGLADQAIPGRLVVRGAPYLRMIAVLGEGERPWTTALSADRATGLELDFLVDVESCVTPADDVMIIYTSGSTGDPKGPVHTHGTLVRHSYNLTFDYGITNDTVMFTSMPFFWVGGLITGIHAVIHHGATLVTQPAFDAADALELIERHRATITLGWPQQGKSLAEHPNFARRDLSSVQRTSMPAMVPPERRPKGPNALGMTELCGNHIGVDPYPAQPAERAETGGYSIEGLSHLLVDPATGDPVPPGTDGEIWVRGYSLMQRLYKREREDVFTPDGYYRTGDCGVQYDDGWIRFTGRLGDLIKTGGGTNVTPGEVEQALTGCDGVLEAYVVGAEDGHNGTIVAAAVVPRGEAELDPAELRAQVRSRLSAYKVPKFIWVTPKEKLPFTATGKVKKTDLAKQLSDLLSDG, from the coding sequence GTGCCTTTCCCGAGCATCACGCCCACGATCCCCGCGCTGGTTCGGTCGTGCGCGGCGAGCTTCGGGGCGAAGCCGTTCCTCATCGCCGACGGGCAGACGCTGACCTATTCCGACCTCGACCTCGAGTCGGCGCGGTTGGCGACGGCGCTGCTGGCCGAGGGCTTCGGCAAGGGCGATCACGTCGGCATACTCATGCCCAACAGCGTCGACTGGGCTGTCACCTGGTTCGCAACGACCCGAATCGGCGCGGTCGCGGTGCCACTGAACACGTTCTACAAGGCTCCGGAGCTGGCGTGGACAGCCCGTCACGCGGACCTGCGGGCGATCATCGCCCGGCCGGAATTTCGTGGCAACAGCTTTCTCGACCGGCTCGAGGAGGCACTTCCAGGACTCGCGGACCAAGCCATCCCCGGCAGGCTGGTCGTCCGGGGCGCACCATATCTGCGCATGATCGCGGTGCTCGGTGAGGGTGAGCGCCCGTGGACGACGGCGCTTTCGGCCGACCGCGCGACGGGACTCGAGCTCGACTTTCTGGTCGACGTCGAGTCCTGCGTGACGCCGGCCGACGACGTGATGATCATCTACACCTCGGGAAGCACCGGCGACCCGAAAGGCCCGGTGCACACCCACGGCACACTGGTACGCCACTCGTACAACCTGACCTTCGACTACGGCATCACGAACGACACGGTGATGTTCACCTCGATGCCGTTCTTCTGGGTCGGCGGCTTGATCACCGGCATTCACGCCGTGATCCACCACGGCGCAACGCTGGTCACCCAACCGGCGTTCGACGCGGCCGATGCGCTCGAGTTGATCGAGCGGCACCGCGCGACCATCACGCTGGGTTGGCCACAGCAGGGCAAGTCGCTGGCGGAGCATCCGAACTTCGCACGACGCGACCTGAGCTCGGTGCAGCGCACCAGCATGCCCGCGATGGTGCCGCCCGAACGCCGACCGAAAGGTCCGAACGCGCTGGGGATGACCGAACTCTGCGGCAACCACATCGGTGTCGATCCGTATCCTGCCCAGCCGGCCGAGCGCGCGGAGACGGGTGGATATTCGATCGAGGGACTCTCGCATCTGCTGGTCGATCCCGCGACGGGAGACCCCGTGCCCCCCGGCACGGACGGCGAAATCTGGGTGCGCGGCTACTCGCTGATGCAGCGGTTGTACAAGCGCGAACGCGAGGACGTGTTCACCCCGGACGGCTATTACCGCACGGGCGACTGTGGAGTGCAGTACGACGACGGCTGGATCAGGTTCACCGGCCGGTTGGGCGATCTGATCAAGACCGGCGGCGGGACGAACGTCACCCCTGGCGAGGTGGAACAGGCACTGACGGGTTGTGACGGCGTTCTCGAGGCGTACGTCGTCGGCGCCGAGGACGGGCACAACGGCACGATCGTGGCGGCGGCGGTGGTGCCGCGCGGTGAGGCCGAGTTGGACCCCGCGGAGTTGCGGGCGCAGGTGCGCAGCCGCCTCTCGGCATACAAAGTGCCGAAGTTCATCTGGGTCACGCCGAAGGAGAAGCTGCCGTTCACGGCGACGGGCAAGGTCAAGAAGACCGACCTCGCCAAGCAGCTGAGCGACCTTCTGTCAGACGGGTGA